In Thermococcus thioreducens, a genomic segment contains:
- a CDS encoding DNA-directed DNA polymerase II small subunit, whose amino-acid sequence MGLIEDLMANNYLITPSAYYLLVDAYKRDFTLAELIKFAKAKGTFMIDSALAKEFLSQKGVSPMESPTESPSQGGPSLEEYILPDSTPSVEISEESPSSSKSAESASSRAETAEKVLSSGEDFRTSISTGTASESGNETYEIPESGENDGSFSGGESFISTGDVETAGAGGDFESETGVTKSPLSGASDESLPVESEAVVEEALPENGNGYNNGYVNVDENGNGVKPKVVYGDYGVPIAYVGDEVPEEEKSYSVYSDFKISPVEGFHYRAKEISDDYEVVFDVKNVKFALPKAKNAAGKEGDIIIKVYSDYFRSRLRKMRRILRENPEIGGVIDIAKLGYVRGEDEVTIIGLVNSKKETARGFMFEVEDNTGVIKVFINRNNEESQKFFQIMPDAVVAFRGRYSGRGIFFANRIYLPDVPKFKREKPPLEEKVYAVLLSDIHVGSNKFCEKAFMRFLEWLNGDVNNRAEEEFVSRIKYMIIAGDVVDGIGIYPGQYNELAIPDIFDQYEALANLLSNVPQHITMFIGPGNHDAARTALPQPGFYEEYARPLLELKNAVIISNPAVIRLHGRDFLIAHGRGIEDVVTALPNRSHHRPAEAMLDLLKLRHLAPTFGEKVPIAPDSEDTLVIESVPDLFQAGHVHVMQYKIYNGVFLINTGTWQAQTEFQKMVNIVPTPARVPIIDIETARLRAVIRFDQYCEGV is encoded by the coding sequence ATGGGTCTGATCGAGGATTTAATGGCTAACAACTATCTAATCACCCCATCGGCTTACTATCTTCTAGTTGATGCCTATAAGAGAGACTTCACGCTCGCGGAGCTGATAAAGTTTGCAAAGGCAAAGGGGACCTTCATGATAGACTCTGCACTGGCAAAGGAGTTCCTGTCGCAGAAGGGTGTCTCTCCAATGGAAAGTCCGACCGAGTCTCCGTCCCAAGGGGGGCCCTCCCTTGAGGAATACATCTTGCCTGACTCGACTCCGAGTGTGGAAATATCTGAAGAATCGCCTTCTTCAAGCAAATCTGCGGAGTCTGCATCTTCTCGGGCGGAAACGGCCGAGAAGGTTCTTTCTTCTGGTGAGGATTTCCGAACGTCTATTTCCACTGGAACTGCCTCTGAAAGCGGCAATGAAACATATGAAATTCCGGAATCTGGGGAAAATGATGGCAGTTTTTCTGGGGGAGAGAGTTTCATTTCCACTGGAGATGTCGAGACCGCCGGCGCCGGAGGGGACTTCGAATCTGAAACCGGAGTTACGAAGTCTCCCTTATCGGGGGCTTCAGATGAAAGCCTTCCCGTGGAAAGTGAAGCCGTCGTTGAGGAGGCTCTCCCCGAAAACGGCAACGGCTATAATAACGGCTACGTTAACGTGGATGAAAACGGAAACGGGGTTAAGCCCAAGGTGGTCTACGGAGACTACGGGGTGCCCATTGCATACGTCGGCGATGAGGTTCCAGAGGAGGAGAAGAGCTACTCTGTCTACTCAGATTTCAAAATCTCCCCCGTGGAGGGCTTTCACTATAGGGCGAAGGAGATATCCGACGACTATGAGGTAGTCTTCGATGTAAAGAACGTTAAATTTGCCCTTCCCAAGGCCAAAAATGCTGCCGGCAAAGAGGGGGACATCATAATCAAGGTCTACTCCGACTACTTCAGGAGCAGGCTCAGGAAGATGCGTAGAATCCTCCGGGAAAACCCGGAGATAGGTGGTGTAATCGACATAGCCAAGCTGGGATACGTGCGGGGGGAGGACGAGGTAACCATCATTGGTCTCGTGAACAGCAAAAAGGAAACCGCCAGGGGATTTATGTTTGAGGTTGAGGACAACACAGGTGTTATCAAAGTTTTCATAAACCGCAACAACGAGGAGAGCCAGAAGTTCTTTCAGATAATGCCCGATGCGGTGGTGGCCTTCAGGGGGCGATACTCTGGAAGGGGAATATTCTTTGCGAACAGGATTTATCTCCCTGACGTTCCCAAGTTCAAACGCGAAAAGCCGCCCCTTGAGGAGAAGGTTTACGCAGTTCTTCTAAGCGACATTCACGTCGGTTCGAACAAGTTCTGCGAGAAGGCATTCATGCGCTTCCTGGAGTGGCTGAATGGAGACGTAAACAACAGGGCCGAGGAGGAGTTCGTCAGCAGGATCAAGTACATGATAATCGCCGGTGACGTTGTCGATGGCATCGGCATCTATCCCGGTCAGTACAACGAGCTTGCCATTCCCGATATTTTCGACCAGTATGAGGCTCTGGCTAATCTTTTGAGCAACGTGCCGCAGCACATAACCATGTTCATCGGCCCGGGCAACCACGATGCGGCCAGAACAGCCCTGCCACAGCCGGGCTTCTACGAGGAGTACGCGAGACCCCTTCTGGAGTTAAAGAACGCGGTCATAATAAGCAATCCTGCTGTGATAAGGCTCCACGGCAGGGACTTCCTCATAGCCCACGGCAGGGGGATAGAGGACGTCGTCACGGCTCTGCCAAACAGGAGCCACCACAGGCCGGCGGAGGCGATGCTGGATCTGCTCAAGCTCCGCCACCTTGCGCCGACCTTTGGGGAGAAGGTGCCTATAGCCCCGGATTCGGAGGATACCCTCGTCATAGAATCCGTTCCCGACCTCTTCCAGGCGGGCCACGTCCACGTTATGCAGTACAAGATTTACAACGGGGTTTTTCTTATAAACACGGGCACGTGGCAGGCGCAGACCGAGTTCCAGAAGATGGTCAACATAGTCCCGACCCCTGCGAGGGTTCCGATAATCGACATTGAGACGGCCCGGCTGAGGGCGGTTATAAGGTTCGACCAGTACTGTGAGGGTGTCTGA
- a CDS encoding ORC1-type DNA replication protein, which translates to MDDNYLDSIFEKYLHAKKIFKNKEVLRHSYTPRELPHRREQIENLAHILVPVLRGETPSNVFVYGKTGTGKTVTIKFVTEELKKISQKYNVPVDVIYVNCEIVDTQYRVLANIVNYFKLESGVEVPLVGWPTDEVYAKLKEVIDAKERFVIIVLDEIDKLIKKSGDDILYSLTRINTELSKAKVSIIGISNDLKFKEYLDARVLSSLSEEEVVFPPYDANQLRDILMQRAKDAFNEGVLDDGVVPLCAALAAREHGDARRALDLLRVAGEIAEREGASKVTERHVWKAQEKIEQDTMEEVIKTLPLHSKVLLYAIVLLDENGELPANTGDVYSVYKSLCDHIDLEPLTQRRVSDLINELDMLGIINAKVVSKGRYGRTKEIRLNVTPYKVKNIYRHDHQLQTVLTISMSRQRRLL; encoded by the coding sequence ATGGACGACAATTACCTTGATTCAATCTTTGAGAAGTACCTTCACGCCAAGAAGATCTTTAAGAATAAGGAGGTTCTCAGGCACAGCTACACGCCCAGGGAGCTTCCTCACAGGCGTGAGCAGATTGAGAACCTTGCCCATATCCTCGTTCCCGTTCTCCGTGGAGAAACACCTTCCAACGTTTTCGTCTATGGGAAAACCGGAACCGGTAAGACTGTGACCATCAAGTTCGTGACTGAGGAACTTAAGAAGATATCCCAGAAGTATAACGTCCCCGTGGATGTTATCTACGTCAACTGTGAGATAGTCGACACTCAGTACCGCGTCCTGGCCAACATTGTAAACTACTTCAAGCTTGAGAGCGGTGTCGAGGTTCCCCTCGTCGGCTGGCCGACTGATGAGGTCTACGCCAAGCTCAAGGAGGTTATAGATGCCAAGGAACGCTTCGTTATAATTGTGCTGGACGAGATAGACAAGCTCATCAAGAAGAGCGGCGACGATATACTGTACTCCCTGACGAGGATAAACACGGAGCTTTCCAAAGCCAAAGTCAGCATAATCGGCATTTCCAACGACCTAAAATTCAAAGAGTACCTCGATGCCCGTGTTCTCTCAAGTCTGAGTGAAGAGGAAGTCGTCTTTCCGCCCTACGATGCCAACCAGCTCCGTGATATTCTCATGCAGCGTGCAAAGGACGCCTTCAATGAAGGGGTTCTGGACGACGGCGTTGTTCCCCTATGTGCGGCTTTGGCGGCTAGAGAACACGGCGATGCCCGGCGCGCCCTTGACCTTCTCCGCGTGGCCGGTGAGATAGCCGAGCGTGAGGGGGCCAGCAAGGTCACTGAGAGGCACGTATGGAAGGCCCAGGAGAAGATCGAGCAGGACACGATGGAGGAGGTTATAAAGACCCTTCCGCTCCATTCGAAGGTCCTCCTCTACGCCATAGTTCTCCTCGACGAGAACGGCGAGCTTCCGGCAAACACCGGTGACGTTTACTCCGTTTACAAGTCCCTCTGCGACCACATAGACCTCGAACCCCTTACTCAGAGGCGCGTGAGCGACCTTATAAACGAGCTCGACATGCTCGGTATCATCAACGCCAAAGTCGTCAGCAAGGGCCGCTATGGGAGGACCAAGGAGATCCGCCTGAACGTAACCCCTTATAAGGTTAAGAACATATATCGCCATGACCACCAGCTCCAGACCGTGCTGACAATCAGCATGTCCCGCCAGAGGAGGCTGCTCTGA
- a CDS encoding potassium channel family protein: protein MIPVPLVRRLLRMKVKVSRNRLLQIATLVLLLAVVFAFLFMYFENVGFYTAFYWAVITMATIGYGDITPQTEAGRAVAMVAAVAGISTFTALVSILAEYFISSSLRRMMGMHRVNYSGHYVIIGRGSSIPSCVDELMAAISSGEVEMRPIVVVFPDESERKKVELPEEVEVLIGDPTNPETLERAHVREASYVILALEDDSKSVFTTLMVKRMSNAKVFVEALRGESLELLKGAGADRVILSRSLAGRLLASSVFEPEVVDVIDDLTTSTGGYDISVLERKNLWGVPYVEAMKRLREEGYFLLGYYWERPVLSPALDERIPKGSKLIVIRSGSSSGKN from the coding sequence ATGATTCCGGTACCCCTAGTGCGGAGACTCCTCAGAATGAAGGTCAAGGTCAGCAGGAACCGGCTCCTGCAGATAGCCACCCTTGTGCTCCTGCTGGCGGTTGTTTTCGCGTTTCTGTTCATGTATTTCGAGAACGTGGGCTTTTACACGGCCTTTTACTGGGCGGTCATAACGATGGCCACGATCGGGTACGGTGATATAACACCCCAGACCGAGGCCGGGCGCGCGGTGGCTATGGTCGCTGCCGTTGCCGGAATCTCCACTTTTACGGCCCTTGTTTCAATTCTGGCCGAATACTTTATTTCATCGTCTCTAAGGAGGATGATGGGCATGCACAGGGTCAACTATTCCGGGCACTACGTGATAATCGGTCGGGGGAGCAGCATCCCGAGCTGCGTGGATGAACTCATGGCGGCGATTTCCAGTGGAGAGGTGGAGATGCGACCCATAGTGGTGGTCTTTCCAGATGAAAGTGAGAGGAAGAAGGTCGAGCTTCCAGAGGAAGTGGAGGTTCTCATAGGCGACCCGACGAATCCGGAAACGCTGGAGCGCGCCCATGTGAGAGAGGCTTCCTACGTCATCCTCGCCCTGGAGGACGACTCGAAGTCCGTCTTCACGACCCTCATGGTGAAGCGCATGTCTAACGCGAAGGTCTTCGTCGAGGCCCTCCGTGGGGAGAGCCTGGAGCTTCTCAAGGGGGCCGGAGCCGATAGGGTGATACTCAGCAGGAGCCTCGCGGGAAGGCTTCTCGCCAGCTCCGTTTTCGAGCCGGAAGTGGTAGACGTCATAGATGATCTTACCACATCAACAGGTGGCTATGACATCTCCGTTCTGGAGCGTAAGAACCTCTGGGGTGTCCCATACGTCGAGGCCATGAAGCGCCTCCGTGAGGAGGGCTACTTCCTCCTTGGCTACTACTGGGAAAGGCCCGTCCTCAGCCCTGCACTGGACGAGAGAATCCCTAAGGGATCCAAACTGATCGTTATACGGTCCGGCTCTTCCAGTGGAAAAAATTGA
- the radA gene encoding DNA repair and recombination protein RadA has product MPRKKKADDEIKELEEFEELDIVEESPSSSTKKKKEKEIKTLEDLPGVGPATAEKLREAGYDSIEAIAVASPMELKEIAGISEGAALKIIQAAREAANIGTFMRADEYMEKRKTIGRISTGSKSLDKLVGGGVETQAITEVFGEFGSGKCFAKDTKVYYENDTLVHFETIEEMYEKYRALGGEVPFDTGFAVPLETVSVYTFDPATGEIKRTKASYLYRERVRKILHLNLSRGRKLRITAVHPVLVFRNGLQWVRAGELREGDVVVGIRKVPANSLEVLEEKAYFLGLFVAEGTSNPLSITTSSEKLRDFIVEFIRKYDGYDPTVEMRRGLYRILLRKKTAEWLGGIAASTAETKSVPEEILNGDERAVTSFLAGYLDGDGHVAGSHIEFVTKSKDLMEGLVFLLKRLGISPTVSEKVINGETYYRIFITGEDRASFSSVLEVSLIKNSELPGGGVGRYPPAVARYLSALYSEFRLPKREGETAYHILTRSKNVWFTERTLERISDYFRDALNRLELTKKAIENGEKPELPFPWTVLRKYGFTDRQISNYRTRGLPKREPLRGRVVSALLREIEEHEKIARKAIEFIELVKKLEFYEVKSVELVEYNDWVYDLVVPETHNFIAPNGLVLHNTQLAHTLAVMVQLPEEEGGLHGSVIWIDTENTFRPERIRQIAENRGLDPDETLKNIYVARAFNSNHQMLLIEKAEEIIKEKAETDRPVKLLVVDSLMAHFRSEYVGRGTLAERQQKLAKHLSDLHRIADLYDIAVFVTNQVQAKPDAFFGDPTRPVGGHILAHSATLRIYLRKGKAGKRVARLIDSPHLPEGEAIFRITDKGVED; this is encoded by the coding sequence ATGCCACGGAAGAAGAAGGCTGACGATGAAATAAAAGAGCTCGAAGAGTTTGAGGAGCTCGACATCGTTGAGGAGTCACCATCAAGCTCAACCAAGAAAAAGAAGGAGAAGGAAATAAAGACCCTTGAAGACCTCCCTGGTGTTGGGCCAGCCACTGCCGAGAAGCTCCGCGAGGCTGGCTACGACAGCATCGAGGCCATAGCTGTTGCATCTCCAATGGAGCTCAAGGAGATAGCTGGCATAAGTGAGGGTGCGGCCCTCAAGATAATCCAGGCCGCAAGGGAAGCGGCAAACATCGGAACCTTCATGAGAGCAGATGAGTACATGGAGAAGAGGAAGACTATAGGCAGGATTTCCACTGGAAGCAAGAGCCTCGACAAGCTCGTCGGCGGTGGGGTCGAGACCCAGGCTATAACAGAGGTCTTTGGAGAGTTCGGTAGCGGGAAGTGCTTTGCCAAGGACACGAAAGTTTATTATGAGAACGACACCCTGGTTCACTTTGAGACCATTGAGGAGATGTACGAGAAGTACAGGGCCTTGGGCGGGGAAGTTCCCTTTGACACTGGCTTTGCGGTTCCACTGGAAACCGTCAGTGTCTACACTTTTGATCCTGCGACCGGAGAAATAAAGCGCACTAAGGCATCTTATCTGTACCGCGAGCGGGTCAGGAAAATACTTCATCTTAACCTCTCCCGGGGGCGGAAGCTCCGGATAACCGCAGTTCATCCTGTTCTTGTCTTTAGAAACGGCCTCCAGTGGGTTCGTGCTGGGGAGCTTAGGGAAGGCGACGTTGTGGTCGGGATCCGCAAGGTTCCTGCAAATTCTCTGGAAGTTCTAGAGGAGAAGGCGTACTTCCTCGGTCTCTTTGTCGCTGAGGGTACATCCAACCCGCTCTCGATAACAACGTCCTCGGAGAAGCTCAGGGATTTCATAGTGGAGTTCATCAGGAAGTACGACGGCTACGACCCCACCGTTGAGATGAGACGCGGCCTTTACAGGATACTCCTTAGGAAGAAGACCGCCGAGTGGCTCGGCGGCATCGCGGCGTCAACGGCCGAGACAAAATCCGTTCCAGAGGAAATACTCAACGGGGATGAGAGGGCAGTAACCAGCTTCCTCGCCGGCTACCTCGACGGTGATGGCCACGTTGCCGGATCCCACATTGAGTTCGTCACCAAGAGCAAAGACCTTATGGAAGGCCTCGTCTTCCTGCTGAAGCGCCTCGGGATTTCCCCAACGGTCTCCGAGAAGGTCATAAACGGAGAAACCTACTACAGGATTTTCATAACTGGTGAGGACAGGGCTTCCTTCAGCTCTGTTCTTGAGGTTTCCCTCATCAAGAACTCGGAGCTACCTGGGGGCGGCGTTGGTCGTTATCCCCCGGCAGTGGCCAGGTACCTCTCTGCCCTTTACTCTGAATTCAGGCTGCCAAAGAGGGAGGGTGAAACTGCATACCACATTCTGACACGCAGTAAGAACGTCTGGTTCACCGAGAGAACCCTCGAAAGGATCTCTGACTACTTCAGGGATGCTCTCAACAGGCTTGAACTCACAAAGAAAGCAATTGAAAACGGGGAGAAACCAGAGCTTCCGTTCCCGTGGACGGTTCTCAGGAAGTATGGCTTTACCGATAGGCAGATTTCGAACTACCGTACGAGAGGACTTCCAAAGCGCGAACCCCTTAGGGGTAGGGTGGTCTCGGCTCTCCTGCGTGAGATTGAAGAGCACGAGAAGATTGCCAGAAAAGCCATTGAATTTATTGAGCTCGTCAAAAAGCTGGAGTTCTACGAGGTAAAGTCCGTTGAACTGGTTGAATACAACGACTGGGTCTACGACCTCGTTGTTCCAGAGACTCACAACTTCATAGCCCCGAACGGCCTCGTCCTCCACAACACCCAGCTGGCCCACACCCTCGCGGTGATGGTTCAGCTCCCCGAGGAAGAGGGCGGCCTCCACGGTTCGGTCATCTGGATAGACACCGAGAACACCTTCAGGCCCGAGAGAATAAGGCAGATCGCCGAGAACCGAGGCCTTGACCCCGATGAGACGCTCAAGAACATCTACGTGGCCAGGGCCTTCAACAGCAACCACCAGATGCTCCTCATCGAGAAGGCGGAAGAGATAATCAAGGAGAAGGCCGAGACAGACAGGCCAGTGAAGCTCCTCGTCGTCGATTCTCTCATGGCCCACTTCAGGAGCGAGTACGTCGGCAGGGGGACTCTAGCGGAGAGACAGCAGAAGCTGGCCAAGCACCTCTCGGATCTGCACAGGATAGCGGACCTCTACGACATAGCGGTCTTCGTTACCAACCAGGTGCAGGCGAAGCCCGATGCCTTCTTCGGTGACCCAACGAGGCCCGTTGGCGGTCACATCCTGGCCCACAGCGCGACCCTTAGGATATATCTCAGGAAAGGTAAGGCCGGGAAGCGCGTCGCCAGGCTTATAGACAGCCCGCACCTTCCAGAGGGTGAGGCGATCTTCAGGATAACTGACAAGGGCGTCGAGGACTGA
- the nucS gene encoding endonuclease NucS, protein MSKVEAVQNPSRDELMRMVDSALSAEAMLTIFARCKVHYDGRAKSELGSGDRVIIIKPDGAFLIHQSRKREPVNWQPPGSFVMMEERDGILVLRSVRRKPKEILEVELEEVYLISLFKAEDYEELALTGSEAEMAEMVFRNPELIEPGFKPLFREKQIGHGIVDILGRDRDGNLVVLELKRRKADLHAVSQLKRYVEALKREHETVRGILVAPSLTAGAKKLLEKEGLEFRRVQPPKREKFGRGRQKTLF, encoded by the coding sequence ATGTCAAAAGTTGAGGCCGTTCAGAACCCCTCCCGCGATGAGCTCATGAGGATGGTTGATTCTGCCCTGTCAGCCGAGGCAATGCTGACGATATTCGCCCGATGTAAGGTTCACTACGATGGAAGGGCCAAGAGCGAGCTCGGCTCCGGCGACAGGGTGATAATAATCAAGCCCGATGGTGCCTTCCTCATCCACCAGAGCAGGAAGAGGGAACCCGTCAACTGGCAGCCGCCGGGGAGCTTCGTGATGATGGAGGAGCGCGATGGGATTCTAGTCCTCCGCTCTGTCCGGCGAAAGCCGAAGGAGATACTTGAAGTCGAGCTTGAGGAAGTCTATCTGATCTCCCTGTTCAAGGCTGAGGACTATGAGGAGCTTGCCTTGACCGGAAGCGAGGCAGAGATGGCGGAGATGGTATTCCGGAACCCTGAGCTTATCGAGCCGGGCTTCAAGCCTCTCTTCCGGGAGAAGCAGATCGGCCACGGCATAGTGGACATTCTGGGGCGCGATAGGGACGGAAACCTCGTCGTCCTTGAGCTGAAGCGCAGGAAGGCTGACCTCCATGCCGTCAGCCAGCTTAAGCGCTACGTTGAAGCGCTGAAAAGAGAACACGAGACTGTGAGGGGGATACTGGTAGCACCGTCCCTTACCGCTGGTGCAAAGAAGCTCCTCGAAAAGGAGGGCCTTGAGTTCAGAAGGGTTCAGCCGCCGAAGAGGGAAAAGTTCGGAAGGGGCAGACAGAAAACCCTGTTTTAG
- a CDS encoding DUF473 domain-containing protein: MEAITLAGIARRVLDELLRSPYKTLELRSARNVIALERAKELGRVFLTYETFQDVTVGTEGLLAEILRLESMEQRIPWEDSDEREVTVCRAQVKLLGLGRIVEVRKRNSVLVVRVREMLPQEMDIG, encoded by the coding sequence ATGGAGGCGATAACCCTCGCCGGAATCGCGAGACGAGTTCTCGATGAGCTTTTGAGGAGCCCGTACAAGACACTTGAACTAAGGAGCGCGAGGAACGTTATTGCACTTGAAAGAGCTAAAGAGCTTGGAAGGGTCTTCCTCACCTACGAGACCTTCCAAGACGTCACCGTGGGCACGGAGGGACTCCTGGCGGAGATACTCCGCCTGGAGAGCATGGAGCAGAGGATTCCATGGGAGGATAGCGACGAGAGAGAAGTGACAGTGTGCCGGGCACAGGTGAAGCTCCTCGGCCTCGGCAGGATAGTTGAGGTGAGGAAGAGGAACTCGGTGCTTGTGGTCAGGGTTCGCGAGATGTTGCCGCAGGAGATGGACATAGGCTAA
- a CDS encoding proteasome assembly chaperone family protein translates to MENGSPVKIVLPEIKNPILIEGYPGIGLVGHIAANFLAKELGMEMIGYVESPFIPPMALILDGKPNPPLRFYGKDNIILATADIYVPPTLVSEIARELVRYLKENNARKVISLGGIGIGLFKEKMDVWGVGAKEELNRELENLGVKILQYGSIMGMSGKLLWEASKEKLDAYVLLGETFGDRPDPRAAANVIEILKKLTPIEVSTEPLIKEAEMIEAQLRKMHEQMEQARRKAEKQYESIYL, encoded by the coding sequence GTGGAAAACGGGAGTCCGGTCAAGATAGTTCTGCCGGAGATAAAGAACCCCATCCTGATAGAGGGCTATCCCGGAATAGGCCTGGTCGGCCACATAGCGGCCAACTTCTTAGCCAAAGAACTCGGAATGGAGATGATAGGCTACGTGGAGAGCCCGTTCATCCCGCCCATGGCACTGATCCTCGATGGGAAGCCAAACCCCCCGCTCAGGTTCTACGGGAAGGACAACATAATACTGGCAACAGCCGACATCTACGTGCCCCCAACCCTCGTGAGCGAGATAGCGAGGGAGCTCGTGAGGTACCTCAAAGAGAACAACGCCCGGAAGGTAATATCCCTCGGCGGCATAGGTATAGGGCTCTTCAAGGAGAAGATGGACGTCTGGGGTGTTGGGGCCAAGGAAGAGCTGAACAGGGAGCTTGAGAACCTGGGCGTGAAAATCCTCCAGTACGGCTCGATAATGGGAATGAGCGGGAAGCTCCTCTGGGAGGCGAGCAAGGAAAAACTCGACGCCTACGTCCTTCTCGGCGAGACCTTCGGGGACAGACCCGATCCGAGGGCAGCGGCGAACGTCATAGAGATCCTCAAGAAGCTGACGCCAATAGAGGTCTCAACGGAGCCGCTCATCAAGGAGGCGGAGATGATAGAGGCCCAGCTGAGGAAGATGCACGAGCAGATGGAGCAGGCGAGGAGAAAGGCCGAGAAGCAGTACGAGAGCATCTACCTGTGA
- a CDS encoding S-methyl-5'-thioadenosine phosphorylase — translation MPKIGIIGGSGVYGVFEPKETVKVHTPYGRPSAPVEIGEIGGVEVAFIPRHGKHHEFPPHEVPYRANIWALKELGVERVIGITAVGSLREEYKPGDIVITDQFIDFTKKRDYTFYNGPRVAHVSMADPFCPEMRRIFYETAKELGFSVHEKGTYVCIEGPRFSTRAESFMFRQYAHIIGMTLVPEINLARELGMCYANIATVTDYDVWADKPVDAQEVLKVMKENNYKVQELLKKAVPRIPEERKCGCAEVLKTMFV, via the coding sequence ATGCCGAAGATAGGTATCATCGGCGGTTCCGGCGTCTACGGCGTCTTCGAGCCCAAGGAAACAGTGAAGGTCCACACCCCCTACGGCAGGCCTTCCGCTCCAGTGGAAATAGGGGAGATAGGGGGCGTTGAGGTCGCCTTTATCCCGAGACACGGCAAGCACCACGAGTTCCCTCCGCACGAGGTTCCCTATAGGGCAAACATCTGGGCCCTCAAGGAGCTCGGCGTTGAGAGGGTTATCGGGATCACCGCCGTCGGCTCCCTCCGCGAGGAGTACAAGCCCGGCGACATCGTCATAACAGACCAGTTCATTGACTTCACCAAAAAGCGTGACTACACCTTCTACAATGGGCCCCGCGTTGCCCACGTGAGCATGGCCGACCCATTCTGCCCTGAGATGAGGAGGATATTCTACGAGACGGCAAAAGAGCTCGGCTTTTCCGTCCACGAAAAGGGCACCTACGTCTGCATTGAAGGCCCGAGGTTCTCAACGCGCGCTGAGAGCTTCATGTTCAGGCAGTACGCCCACATCATTGGCATGACCCTCGTGCCGGAGATAAACCTCGCCAGGGAGCTTGGAATGTGCTATGCAAACATAGCGACCGTTACCGACTACGACGTCTGGGCTGACAAGCCCGTTGACGCTCAGGAGGTTCTCAAGGTGATGAAGGAAAACAACTACAAGGTTCAGGAACTGCTCAAGAAGGCCGTTCCCAGGATCCCCGAGGAGAGGAAGTGCGGCTGTGCAGAGGTTCTGAAGACTATGTTCGTTTGA
- a CDS encoding amidohydrolase family protein: protein MSILIKNGYVVYGENFEIIEADVLIEDNRIVKVAKGINESADTVIDAKGRVVSPAFVNLHTHSPMGLFRGLADDLPLMDWLQNHIWPREAKLTREYTKVGAYLGALEMIKGGTSTFLDMYFFMDAVAEVVLESGLRGYLSYGMIDLGDPEKTEKELKEALRVMEFIEKLGSDRVHFVFGPHAPYTCSIALLREVRRLANEHGKLITIHVSETMAEIGQISERYGKSPVVLLDEIGFFGSDVIIAHGVWLDSRDIQILARHGVTVAHNPGSNMKLASGVMPLQRLLNAGVNVGLGTDGSASNNNLDMLDEMKLAALLHKVHNLDPTVADAKTVFRMATLNGARALHLNAGVIKEGYLADIAIIDFNQPHLRPINNVISHLVYSATGSDVETTIVDGKILMLDREVLTLDEEKIIDEAEKTIEKLA, encoded by the coding sequence ATGAGCATTCTCATCAAGAACGGTTACGTTGTCTACGGCGAGAATTTCGAAATCATCGAGGCCGACGTTCTGATCGAGGACAACAGGATTGTTAAGGTTGCAAAGGGCATCAATGAGTCCGCTGACACGGTCATAGACGCCAAGGGGCGCGTTGTCTCTCCGGCCTTCGTCAACCTCCACACACACTCTCCAATGGGCCTCTTCCGCGGTTTGGCTGACGATCTGCCCCTTATGGACTGGCTCCAGAACCACATATGGCCTCGGGAGGCGAAGCTCACGCGGGAGTACACCAAGGTTGGGGCATACCTCGGCGCGCTGGAGATGATAAAGGGCGGAACCAGCACGTTTCTCGACATGTACTTCTTCATGGACGCCGTTGCGGAGGTTGTCCTTGAGTCTGGCCTCAGGGGCTACCTCTCCTATGGGATGATAGACCTCGGTGACCCCGAGAAGACCGAGAAGGAGCTCAAAGAGGCCCTCAGGGTGATGGAATTCATAGAGAAGCTCGGCTCCGATAGGGTTCACTTCGTCTTCGGGCCTCACGCACCGTACACCTGCTCCATAGCCCTCCTCAGGGAGGTCAGAAGGCTCGCGAACGAGCACGGCAAGCTCATCACCATCCACGTGAGCGAGACTATGGCGGAGATCGGCCAGATAAGCGAGCGCTACGGCAAGAGCCCCGTGGTTTTGCTCGATGAAATCGGCTTCTTTGGGAGCGACGTCATCATCGCCCACGGCGTCTGGCTCGACAGCAGGGACATCCAAATACTCGCGAGGCACGGCGTCACCGTTGCCCACAATCCCGGCTCAAACATGAAGCTCGCGAGCGGCGTGATGCCCCTCCAGAGGCTGCTCAACGCGGGTGTGAACGTTGGCCTCGGCACCGATGGAAGCGCAAGCAACAACAACCTCGACATGCTCGACGAGATGAAGTTAGCGGCTCTCCTCCACAAGGTGCACAACCTCGATCCAACGGTTGCCGATGCTAAAACTGTCTTCAGGATGGCGACCCTCAATGGGGCCAGGGCTTTGCACCTCAACGCCGGAGTCATAAAGGAGGGCTATTTGGCGGACATAGCAATCATCGACTTCAACCAGCCCCACTTGAGGCCGATTAACAACGTGATAAGCCACCTTGTCTATTCCGCCACCGGTAGCGACGTCGAGACTACGATAGTCGACGGAAAAATCCTAATGCTCGACAGGGAAGTGCTCACGCTCGACGAGGAGAAGATAATTGACGAGGCCGAAAAAACGATAGAAAAGCTGGCCTAA